One Camelina sativa cultivar DH55 chromosome 3, Cs, whole genome shotgun sequence genomic window carries:
- the LOC104775832 gene encoding leucine-rich repeat receptor-like serine/threonine-protein kinase At1g17230 isoform X1: MRGRICFLAIVILCSFSFIFVRSLNEEGRVLLEFKGLLNDSNGYLASWNQMDSNPCNWTGIACTRLKTVTSVDLNGMNLSGTLSPLICKLNGLRKLNVSTNFISGPIPRDLSLCRSLEVLDLCTNRFHGVIPIQLTMIITLKKLYLCENYLFGSIPRQIGSLISLQELVIYSNNLTGVIPPSMGKLRQLRVIRAGRNAFSGVIPSEISGCESLKVLGLAENLLEGSLPTQLEKLRNLTDLILWQNCLSGEIPPSVGNITSLEVLALHENYFTGSIPRDIGKLTKMKRLYLYTNQLTGEIPREIGNLTDAVEIDFSENQLTGFIPTEFGQILNLQLLHLFENILGGPIPRELGELAQLEKLDLSINRLNGTIPRELQFLTYLVDLQLFDNQLEGTIPPLIGFYSNFSVLDMSANSLSGSIPAHFCRFQKLILLSLGSNKLSGNIPRDLKTCKSLTKLMLGDNQLTGSLPVELFNLQNLTALELHQNWLSGNISADLGKLKNLERLRLANNNFTGEIPPEIGSLPKIVGLNISSNQLTGHIPKELGSCVTIQRLDLSGNKFSGYIAEELGQLVNLEILKLYDNRLTGEIPHSFGDLTRLMELQLGGNLLSGNIPVQLGKLTSLQISLNISHNNLSGTIPDSLGNLQMLEILYLNDNKLSGEIPASIGNLMSLLICNISNNNLLGTVPDTAVFQRMDSSNFAGNHGLCNSQRSHCQPLAPNSDSRINWLMNGSQRQKILTITCLVIGSVFLITFLGICWAIKRREPAFVALEDQTKPDVMDSYYFPKKGFTYQGLVDATRNFSEDVVLGKGACGTVYKAEMSDGEVIAVKKLNSRGEGASSDNSFRAEISTLGKIRHRNIVKLYGFCYHQNSNLLLYEYMSKGSLGEQLQRGGEKNCLLDWNARYRIALGAAEGLCYLHHDCRPQIVHRDIKSNNILLDELFQAHVGDFGLAKLIDLSYSKSMSAVAGSYGYIAPEYAYTMKVTEKCDIYSFGVVLLELITGKPPVQPLEQGGDLVNWVRRSIRNMVPTIEMFDPRLDTNNKRTVHEMSLVLKIALFCTSNSPASRPTMREVVAMIIEARGSTSLSSSSITSETPLDEANSSKEIDFVASP, from the exons ATGAGAGGACGGATATGTTTCCTAGCAATAGTGATTCTctgttctttctctttcatctttGTGAGATCCTTAAACGAAGAAGGGCGTGTTCTTCTGGAGTTTAAAGGTCTGCTTAATGACTCCAACGGCTATCTAGCAAGCTGGAATCAGATGGATTCAAATCCCTGCAACTGGACCGGAATCGCGTGTACCCGTCTCAAAACTGTAACTTCTGTTGATCTAAATGGGATGAATCTATCAGGTACGCTATCTCCTCTCATATGCAAGCTTAATGGTTTAAGGAAACTGAATGTTTCCACCAACTTCATCTCTGGTCCAATCCCTCGAGATTTATCTCTCTGTCGAAGCCTAGAGGTTCTTGATCTCTGCACAAATAGGTTCCACGGAGTAATACCAATTCAGCTAACCATGATCATCACTCTTAAGAAGCTGTATCTATGCGAGAATTATCTTTTCGGTTCAATCCCTAGACAAATTGGTAGTTTGATTTCGCTGCAAGAGCTTGTGATCTATAGCAACAATCTCACCGGTGTAATCCCTCCTTCCATGGGGAAATTGAGACAGCTCCGGGTCATTAGGGCAGGACGGAACGCGTTTTCGGGTGTGATTCCGTCTGAAATCAGCGGATGCGAGAGCCTAAAGGTACTTGGATTAGCAGAGAATCTTCTTGAGGGATCTCTTCCTACGCAGCTCGAGAAGCTTCGAAATCTTACTGATTTGATACTCTGGCAAAACTGTCTATCCGGCGAGATACCTCCTTCCGTAGGAAACATCACCAGTCTGGAGGTGCTTGCGCTCCACGAAAACTACTTCACAGGATCAATTCCAAGAGATATTGGGAAGCTCACAAAGATGAAAAGGCTGTACCTTTACACAAACCAGTTAACCGGAGAGATACCTCGTGAAATAGGCAACTTGACAGATGCAGTTGAGATAGATTTTTCGGAGAATCAGTTAACAGGTTTCATTCCGACAGAGTTTGGTCAGATCCTGAATCTCCAATTACTTCATCTTTTTGAGAACATCCTTGGAGGTCCAATTCCTAGGGAGCTTGGGGAATTGGCACAGTTGGAGAAGCTAGACTTGTCTATCAATAGACTAAACGGTACTATCCCGCGAGAGCTTCAGTTCCTAACTTACCTTGTGGATTTGCAACTTTTTGACAACCAGCTTGAAGGGACGATTCCTCCACTAATCGGTTTCTATAGCAATTTTTCTGTTCTTGATATGTCTGCCAATTCTCTGTCTGGTTCAATCCCTGCTCACTTCTGCAGATTTCAGAAGCTAATACTTCTGAGTCTTGGCTCAAACAAGTTATCAGGAAACATCCCTCGTGATCTGAAAACCTGCAAGTCACTGACAAAGCTAATGTTAGGCGATAACCAGCTAACAGGAAGCCTTCCCGTTGAATTGTTTAATCTTCAGAACCTTACTGCATTAGAGCTTCACCAAAACTGGTTATCAGGGAATATATCTGCAGACCTGGGAAAGCTCAAGAATTTAGAAAGACTGCGTCTAGCTAACAACAATTTTACTGGTGAAATTCCTCCAGAGATTGGGAGTCTCCCAAAGATTGTTGGCTTAAACATCTCCTCCAATCAGCTCACTGGTCACATCCCTAAAGAGCTGGGGAGTTGTGTCACTATTCAGAGGCTTGACCTTAGTGGCAACAAGTTTTCCGGGTACATAGCAGAAGAGCTTGGTCAGTTGGTGAATTTAGAGATTTTGAAATTGTATGATAATAGACTGACCGGAGAAATTCCTCATAGCTTTGGAGATCTTACTCGGCTCATGGAGTTACAACTAG GAGGCAATCTCTTGTCTGGAAACATTCCAGTGCAGCTTGGAAAGTTAACCTCTCTGCAAATATCCCTCAACATTAGTCACAATAATCTCTCAGGTACGATTCCAGACAGTTTGGGAAATCTACAAATGTTGGAGATACTTTACCTCAACGACAACAAGCTTTCAGGTGAGATCCCTGCATCAATTGGGAATCTCATGAGCCTCCTCATCTGCAATATCTCAAACAATAACTTGTTAGGAACAGTACCAGACACAGCAGTGTTCCAGCGGATGGATTCATCAAACTTTGCTGGAAACCACGGTTTGTGTAACTCTCAGAGAAGCCACTGCCAACCACTTGCTCCAAATTCTGATTCGAGGATAAATTGGTTGATGAACGGTTCGCAAAGGCAAAAGATCTTGACAATCACTTGTCTTGTGATCGGCTCGGTTTTTCTTATCACTTTTCTTGGTATCTGTTGGGCAATAAAGCGGCGGGAACCAGCCTTTGTTGCTCTTGAGGATCAAACAAAACCGGATGTCATGGACAGCTACTATTTCCCTAAAAAAGGTTTCACATATCAAGGCCTTGTGGATGCAACCAGAAACTTCTCCGAAGACGTGGTTTTAGGGAAAGGAGCATGTGGAACGGTCTACAAAGCTGAAATGTCAGATGGCGAGGTGATAGCCGTGAAGAAGCTAAACTCTCGCGGCGAAGGAGCTAGTTCTGATAATAGCTTCAGAGCTGAGATATCAACACTTGGAAAGATAAGACACAGGAATATTGTGAAGCTGTATGGTTTCTGCTATCACCAGAACTCAAATCTTCTCTTATATGAGTACATGTCAAAAGGAAGCCTTGGCGAACAACTACAGCGAGGAGGTGAGAAAAACTGCTTGTTGGATTGGAATGCTCGGTACAGAATCGCCCTCGGCGCTGCAGAGGGTCTGTGTTACCTCCATCATGATTGCAGACCTCAAATAGTTCACCGCGACATAAAATCGAACAACATTCTTCTTGATGAACTGTTCCAGGCTCATGTTGGAGATTTTGGCCTGGCTAAGTTGATTGACCTCTCTTACTCAAAGTCCATGTCAGCGGTTGCAGGCTCTTACGGATACATCGCTCCAG AATATGCTTACACGATGAAGGTGACAGAGAAATGCGACATCTATAGCTTTGGAGTAGTGCTTTTGGAGCTAATAACAGGAAAGCCCCCAGTACAACCGCTGGAGCAAGGAGGGGATCTAGTCAATTGGGTTAGGAGATCAATCCGTAACATGGTTCCAACCATTGAAATGTTTGATCCGAGGCTGGATACAAATAATAAGAGAACGGTTCATGAGATGTCTCTTGTCCTAAAGATTGCACTGTTCTGTACCAGCAATTCGCCGGCTAGTAGACCAACGATGAGAGAAGTTGTGGCAATGATAATCGAAGCTCGGGGATCAACtagtctctcttcttcatccattACATCAGAAACTCCTCTAGACGAAGCAAACTCCTCCAAAG AAATTGACTTTGTTGCATCACCTTGA
- the LOC104775832 gene encoding leucine-rich repeat receptor-like serine/threonine-protein kinase At1g17230 isoform X2, translating to MRGRICFLAIVILCSFSFIFVRSLNEEGRVLLEFKGLLNDSNGYLASWNQMDSNPCNWTGIACTRLKTVTSVDLNGMNLSGTLSPLICKLNGLRKLNVSTNFISGPIPRDLSLCRSLEVLDLCTNRFHGVIPIQLTMIITLKKLYLCENYLFGSIPRQIGSLISLQELVIYSNNLTGVIPPSMGKLRQLRVIRAGRNAFSGVIPSEISGCESLKVLGLAENLLEGSLPTQLEKLRNLTDLILWQNCLSGEIPPSVGNITSLEVLALHENYFTGSIPRDIGKLTKMKRLYLYTNQLTGEIPREIGNLTDAVEIDFSENQLTGFIPTEFGQILNLQLLHLFENILGGPIPRELGELAQLEKLDLSINRLNGTIPRELQFLTYLVDLQLFDNQLEGTIPPLIGFYSNFSVLDMSANSLSGSIPAHFCRFQKLILLSLGSNKLSGNIPRDLKTCKSLTKLMLGDNQLTGSLPVELFNLQNLTALELHQNWLSGNISADLGKLKNLERLRLANNNFTGEIPPEIGSLPKIVGLNISSNQLTGHIPKELGSCVTIQRLDLSGNKFSGYIAEELGQLVNLEILKLYDNRLTGEIPHSFGDLTRLMELQLGGNLLSGNIPVQLGKLTSLQISLNISHNNLSGTIPDSLGNLQMLEILYLNDNKLSGEIPASIGNLMSLLICNISNNNLLGTVPDTAVFQRMDSSNFAGNHGLCNSQRSHCQPLAPNSDSRINWLMNGSQRQKILTITCLVIGSVFLITFLGICWAIKRREPAFVALEDQTKPDVMDSYYFPKKGFTYQGLVDATRNFSEDVVLGKGACGTVYKAEMSDGEVIAVKKLNSRGEGASSDNSFRAEISTLGKIRHRNIVKLYGFCYHQNSNLLLYEYMSKGSLGEQLQRGGEKNCLLDWNARYRIALGAAEGLCYLHHDCRPQIVHRDIKSNNILLDELFQAHVGDFGLAKLIDLSYSKSMSAVAGSYGYIAPEYAYTMKVTEKCDIYSFGVVLLELITGKPPVQPLEQGGDLVNWVRRSIRNMVPTIEMFDPRLDTNNKRTVHEMSLVLKIALFCTSNSPASRPTMREVVAMIIEARGSTSLSSSSITSETPLDEANSSKEIDFVASP from the exons ATGAGAGGACGGATATGTTTCCTAGCAATAGTGATTCTctgttctttctctttcatctttGTGAGATCCTTAAACGAAGAAGGGCGTGTTCTTCTGGAGTTTAAAGGTCTGCTTAATGACTCCAACGGCTATCTAGCAAGCTGGAATCAGATGGATTCAAATCCCTGCAACTGGACCGGAATCGCGTGTACCCGTCTCAAAACTGTAACTTCTGTTGATCTAAATGGGATGAATCTATCAGGTACGCTATCTCCTCTCATATGCAAGCTTAATGGTTTAAGGAAACTGAATGTTTCCACCAACTTCATCTCTGGTCCAATCCCTCGAGATTTATCTCTCTGTCGAAGCCTAGAGGTTCTTGATCTCTGCACAAATAGGTTCCACGGAGTAATACCAATTCAGCTAACCATGATCATCACTCTTAAGAAGCTGTATCTATGCGAGAATTATCTTTTCGGTTCAATCCCTAGACAAATTGGTAGTTTGATTTCGCTGCAAGAGCTTGTGATCTATAGCAACAATCTCACCGGTGTAATCCCTCCTTCCATGGGGAAATTGAGACAGCTCCGGGTCATTAGGGCAGGACGGAACGCGTTTTCGGGTGTGATTCCGTCTGAAATCAGCGGATGCGAGAGCCTAAAGGTACTTGGATTAGCAGAGAATCTTCTTGAGGGATCTCTTCCTACGCAGCTCGAGAAGCTTCGAAATCTTACTGATTTGATACTCTGGCAAAACTGTCTATCCGGCGAGATACCTCCTTCCGTAGGAAACATCACCAGTCTGGAGGTGCTTGCGCTCCACGAAAACTACTTCACAGGATCAATTCCAAGAGATATTGGGAAGCTCACAAAGATGAAAAGGCTGTACCTTTACACAAACCAGTTAACCGGAGAGATACCTCGTGAAATAGGCAACTTGACAGATGCAGTTGAGATAGATTTTTCGGAGAATCAGTTAACAGGTTTCATTCCGACAGAGTTTGGTCAGATCCTGAATCTCCAATTACTTCATCTTTTTGAGAACATCCTTGGAGGTCCAATTCCTAGGGAGCTTGGGGAATTGGCACAGTTGGAGAAGCTAGACTTGTCTATCAATAGACTAAACGGTACTATCCCGCGAGAGCTTCAGTTCCTAACTTACCTTGTGGATTTGCAACTTTTTGACAACCAGCTTGAAGGGACGATTCCTCCACTAATCGGTTTCTATAGCAATTTTTCTGTTCTTGATATGTCTGCCAATTCTCTGTCTGGTTCAATCCCTGCTCACTTCTGCAGATTTCAGAAGCTAATACTTCTGAGTCTTGGCTCAAACAAGTTATCAGGAAACATCCCTCGTGATCTGAAAACCTGCAAGTCACTGACAAAGCTAATGTTAGGCGATAACCAGCTAACAGGAAGCCTTCCCGTTGAATTGTTTAATCTTCAGAACCTTACTGCATTAGAGCTTCACCAAAACTGGTTATCAGGGAATATATCTGCAGACCTGGGAAAGCTCAAGAATTTAGAAAGACTGCGTCTAGCTAACAACAATTTTACTGGTGAAATTCCTCCAGAGATTGGGAGTCTCCCAAAGATTGTTGGCTTAAACATCTCCTCCAATCAGCTCACTGGTCACATCCCTAAAGAGCTGGGGAGTTGTGTCACTATTCAGAGGCTTGACCTTAGTGGCAACAAGTTTTCCGGGTACATAGCAGAAGAGCTTGGTCAGTTGGTGAATTTAGAGATTTTGAAATTGTATGATAATAGACTGACCGGAGAAATTCCTCATAGCTTTGGAGATCTTACTCGGCTCATGGAGTTACAACTAGGAGGCAATCTCTTGTCTGGAAACATTCCAGTGCAGCTTGGAAAGTTAACCTCTCTGCAAATATCCCTCAACATTAGTCACAATAATCTCTCAG GTACGATTCCAGACAGTTTGGGAAATCTACAAATGTTGGAGATACTTTACCTCAACGACAACAAGCTTTCAGGTGAGATCCCTGCATCAATTGGGAATCTCATGAGCCTCCTCATCTGCAATATCTCAAACAATAACTTGTTAGGAACAGTACCAGACACAGCAGTGTTCCAGCGGATGGATTCATCAAACTTTGCTGGAAACCACGGTTTGTGTAACTCTCAGAGAAGCCACTGCCAACCACTTGCTCCAAATTCTGATTCGAGGATAAATTGGTTGATGAACGGTTCGCAAAGGCAAAAGATCTTGACAATCACTTGTCTTGTGATCGGCTCGGTTTTTCTTATCACTTTTCTTGGTATCTGTTGGGCAATAAAGCGGCGGGAACCAGCCTTTGTTGCTCTTGAGGATCAAACAAAACCGGATGTCATGGACAGCTACTATTTCCCTAAAAAAGGTTTCACATATCAAGGCCTTGTGGATGCAACCAGAAACTTCTCCGAAGACGTGGTTTTAGGGAAAGGAGCATGTGGAACGGTCTACAAAGCTGAAATGTCAGATGGCGAGGTGATAGCCGTGAAGAAGCTAAACTCTCGCGGCGAAGGAGCTAGTTCTGATAATAGCTTCAGAGCTGAGATATCAACACTTGGAAAGATAAGACACAGGAATATTGTGAAGCTGTATGGTTTCTGCTATCACCAGAACTCAAATCTTCTCTTATATGAGTACATGTCAAAAGGAAGCCTTGGCGAACAACTACAGCGAGGAGGTGAGAAAAACTGCTTGTTGGATTGGAATGCTCGGTACAGAATCGCCCTCGGCGCTGCAGAGGGTCTGTGTTACCTCCATCATGATTGCAGACCTCAAATAGTTCACCGCGACATAAAATCGAACAACATTCTTCTTGATGAACTGTTCCAGGCTCATGTTGGAGATTTTGGCCTGGCTAAGTTGATTGACCTCTCTTACTCAAAGTCCATGTCAGCGGTTGCAGGCTCTTACGGATACATCGCTCCAG AATATGCTTACACGATGAAGGTGACAGAGAAATGCGACATCTATAGCTTTGGAGTAGTGCTTTTGGAGCTAATAACAGGAAAGCCCCCAGTACAACCGCTGGAGCAAGGAGGGGATCTAGTCAATTGGGTTAGGAGATCAATCCGTAACATGGTTCCAACCATTGAAATGTTTGATCCGAGGCTGGATACAAATAATAAGAGAACGGTTCATGAGATGTCTCTTGTCCTAAAGATTGCACTGTTCTGTACCAGCAATTCGCCGGCTAGTAGACCAACGATGAGAGAAGTTGTGGCAATGATAATCGAAGCTCGGGGATCAACtagtctctcttcttcatccattACATCAGAAACTCCTCTAGACGAAGCAAACTCCTCCAAAG AAATTGACTTTGTTGCATCACCTTGA
- the LOC104775833 gene encoding receptor-like protein 2, with protein MKAFDYLPWSTMVLTRSHFSMGDYFALVTSGIDKKFSISLLLLRLLCIVLLLDMIDKEMRSKAKGLLRPLITKRIQPLSSYMHLFLLCVLFLSALFLTPSEAVCNLQDRESLLWFSGNVSSYISPLNWSLSTDCCSWEGITCDDSSDSHVTTISLPFRGLSGILTSSVQKLHRLSRLDLSYNHLSGPLPQGLFSTLDQLMVLNLSYNSFDGELPLEPAFGNGSNRFFSIQTLDLSSNLLQGEVLHYSSVYLQGAINLISFNVSNNSFTGPIPSFMCTSSPQLSKLDFSYNDFNGHISQGLGRCSRLKVLRAGFNNLSGEIPSDIYNLFELEQLFLPVNRLSGKIDKHITLLRKLTTLELYFNHLEGEIAVGIGNLSSLHSLQLHINNLTGSIPLSLANCTNLVKLNLRINRLGGSLTELEFSQLKNLKVLDLGNNSFTGDFPDKVFSCKSLTAIRFAGNKLTGQISPRVLRLESLSFMGLSDNKLSNITGALSILQGCRKLSTLIMAKNFYDETVPSKQDFLAPDGFPKLRIFGLGGCRLKGKIPAWLINLKKVEIIDLSLNRFVGSIPGWLGTLPELFYLDLSDNLLIGELPKEIFQLKALMSQKTYDATEKNYLELPVFLNPNNVTTNQQYNQLSSLPPTIFIRRNLLTGSIPVEVGQLKGLHILELQSNSLSGSIPDELWNLTNLERLDLSNNKLSGRIPWSLTGLHFMSYFNVANNSLEGAIPTGSQFDTFRKAYFEGNPLLCGGVLLTSCTPPATPTTTVKDDGSDKTFLMGIASGYFLSFISTLVVRAWRM; from the coding sequence atgaaagcTTTTGACTATTTGCCTTGGTCAACGATGGTTTTGACAAGATCACACTTCTCTATGGGTGACTATTTTGCCTTGGTCACCTCTGGTATTGACAAGAAGTTctctatttctcttcttcttcttcgtcttctctgtattgttcttcttctcgatATGATAGATAAGGAAATGAGATCCAAAGCCAAGGGTCTTCTGAGACCATTAATCACGAAACGTATACAACCTCTGAGTTCTTACATgcatctcttcctcctctgtgTTCTTTTCCTATCTGCCCTCTTTCTTACACCTTCGGAAGCTGTCTGTAACTTGCAAGATCGAGAATCTCTCCTGTGGTTTTCCGGCAATGTTTCTTCTTATATTTCTCCTTTGAACTGGAGTTTGTCCACTGATTGTTGCTCCTGGGAGGGAATTACCTGTGATGATTCATCAGATAGTCACGTCACTACGATTTCCTTGCCCTTTAGAGGACTCTCTGGGATTCTCACTTCGTCTGTTCAGAAACTTCACCGTCTCTCTCGTCTCGATCTTTCTTATAACCATCTCTCGGGTCCTCTCCCACAAGGTCTTTTCTCGACCCTTGATCAGCTCATGGTTCTTAATCTTAGTTACAATAGCTTTGATGGTGAGTTGCCACTTGAACCAGCATTTGGAAACGGAAGCAATAGATTCTTCTCAATTCAGACACTTGATCTGTCGAGCAATCTTCTGCAGGGTGAAGTCCTCCACTATAGTTCTGTTTATCTTCAGGGCGCTATCAATTTGATCAGTTTCAATGTTAGCAACAACAGCTTCACAGGTCCAATCCCTTCTTTCATGTGCACGAGTTCACCGCAGCTCAGCAAACTGGACTTCTCCTATAATGATTTCAACGGCCATATCTCCCAAGGATTAGGCAGATGCTCGAGGCTAAAAGTTCTACGAGCAGGCTTCAACAATCTCTCTGGTGAAATCCCAAGTGACATTTACAATCTTTTCGAGCTCGAGCAACTCTTTCTACCAGTCAATCGTCTTTCTGGAAAGATCGACAAACATATCACCCTGCTCAGGAAACTTACCACGCTTGAACTTTACTTCAATCACCTGGAAGGAGAAATAGCAGTTGGTATAGGCAACCTCTCCAGCCTGCACAGCCTCCAACTCCATATAAATAACCTCACCGGTTCAATCCCGCTTTCTCTTGCAAATTGCACCAATCTCGTCAAGTTGAACTTGAGGATCAATAGGCTGGGAGGAAGCTTAACAGAGCTCGAGTTTTCCCAATTGAAGAATCTTAAGGTTCTAGATCTTGGAAACAATAGCTTCACTGGTGATTTCCCTGATAAGGTTTTCTCATGCAAATCGCTCACAGCAATCAGATTTGCAGGCAATAAGTTAACGGGACAGATATCTCCTCGAGTACTGAGACTTGAGTCCCTGTCGTTCATGGGTTTATCAGACAATAAACTAAGTAACATTACAGGGGCTCTCAGCATTCTACAGGGCTGCAGAAAGTTGTCCACTCTAATCATGGCAAAGAATTTTTACGACGAAACAGTTCCAAGCAAACAAGACTTTCTTGCACCAGACGGATTCCCCAAACTCCGAATATTTGGTTTAGGTGGATGCAGATTGAAAGGTAAAATACCAGCTTGGCTGATCAATCTCAAGAAGGTAGAAATTATAGATCTGTCATTGAACCGATTCGTAGGTTCAATTCCTGGTTGGCTAGGAACTCTTCCAGAGCTTTTCTACTTGGATCTTTCCGATAACCTTCTTATAGGAGAGCTGCCAAAGGAGATCTTTCAACTAAAGGCTCTGATGTCCCAAAAGACGTACGACGCAACAGAAAAGAACTATCTAGAGCTGCCTGTTTTTCTCAATCCCAATAACGTTACCACCAACCAGCAATACAATCAGCTGTCCAGTCTCCCACCTACGATTTTCATCAGAAGGAATCTTCTGACCGGGAGTATACCAGTCGAGGTTGGTCAGTTAAAGGGTCTTCATATCCTCGAGCTTCAAAGTAACAGTTTATCTGGCAGCATCCCAGATGAACTGTGGAACCTCACCAACTTAGAGAGGCTGGACTTATCCAACAACAAACTATCCGGTAGAATCCCTTGGTCGCTCACAGGACTCCATTTCATGTCCTATTTCAATGTGGCGAACAACAGTCTAGAAGGGGCAATACCAACAGGAAGTCAGTTTGATACTTTTCGAAAAGCATATTTTGAAGGAAACCCTTTGTTGTGCGGTGGTGTACTGCTGACTTCCTGCACACCTCCTGCTACACCTACAACCACGGTAAAGGATGATGGGTCAGACAAAACATTTCTTATGGGGATTGCCAGTGGATACTTTTTAAGCTTTATTTCGACTTTAGTGGTGCGTGCCTGGCGGATGTAA